From Xiphophorus maculatus strain JP 163 A chromosome 12, X_maculatus-5.0-male, whole genome shotgun sequence, the proteins below share one genomic window:
- the ogfod2 gene encoding 2-oxoglutarate and iron-dependent oxygenase domain-containing protein 2 isoform X3: MFAKFPRRWTEEGTHVRHRLKELLPLKTHTSLSTLMSTTCRYPMLTGCVLLCFAETPRLRSSSPQESYLAPELKQLVAYCSSSSDACEEGLSELLEDVGGDEASASLKKHRWRNARNKINSPTLAPRVYRLPVFEKSFCEQLVEELEHFEQSSAPKGRPNTMNHYGILLNELGFDEDFITPLREHYLQPLASLLYPDCGGRCLDSHKAFVVKYAMNEDLDLSYHYDNAEVTLNVSLGKEFKDGNLFFGDMRQVSISETECTEVEHRVSEGLLHRGQHMHGALPISCGQRWNLIVWMRASQERNQLCPMCNRKPSLMEADGFADGFTKQSESQQNGSCELT, encoded by the exons ATGTTTGCAAA GTTTCCCAGGAGGTGGACAGAAGAAGGCACACATGTGAGACATCGGCTGAAAGAACTGCTGCCATTAAAAACACATACGAGCCTCTCCACCCTCATGTCTACCACCTGCAGGTACCCAATGCTCACTGGCTGCGTGTTGCTGTGCTTTGCTGAGACTCCACGCCTTCGCTCCTCCTCTCCTCAGGAGTCTTACCTGGCGCCGGAGCTCAAGCAGCTGGTTGCgtactgcagcagcagcagcgacgCATGTGAAGAAGGTCTTAGCGAACTGCTGGAGGACGTAGGAGGTGATGAAGCGTCCGCTTCGTTGAAGAAGCATCGGTGGAGGAATGCGAGAAATAAGATAAATTCTCCCACCTTAG CTCCAAGAGTCTATCGTCTCCCAGTGTTTGAGAAAAGCTTCTGTGAGCAGCtggtggaggagctggagcaCTTTGAGCAGTCATCAGCCCCTAAAGGAAGACCCAACACCATGAACCACTACGGG ATTCTTCTCAACGAGTTGGGCTTTGACGAGGACTTCATCACTCCTCTGAGGGAGCACTACCTGCAGCCTCTCGCCTCCCTGCTGTACCCGGACTGCGGCGGCCGCTGTCTGGACAGCCACAAAGCTTTTGTTGTCAAGTACGCCATGAACGAAGACCTGGATCTGAGCTATCACTACGACAACGCAGAGGTCACTCTTAACGTTTCCCTGGGCAAAGAGTTCAAAGACGGAAACCTTTTCTTTGGTGACATGAGACAG GTGTCCATAAGTGAGACGGAGTGCACAGAGGTTGAGCACAGGGTTAGCGAGGGCCTCCTGCACAGGGGCCAACACATGCACGGGGCCCTGCCCATCTCCTGCGGCCAGCGTTGGAACCTCATCGTCTGGATGAGGGCCTCGCAGGAACGCAACCAGCTGTGTCCCATGTGCAACAGAAAGCCGTCGCTGATGGAGGCAGATGGCTTTGCTGATGGATTTACAAAACAGTCTGAGTCTCAACAGAACGGCTCCTGTGAATTAACGTGA
- the ogfod2 gene encoding 2-oxoglutarate and iron-dependent oxygenase domain-containing protein 2 isoform X1 — MTNDADRKSRFYTCSCFTTDNIFLDDYKLHVRFVSEHQFRLQYQPLLTRLGCVTEQQFVDVLTKVSQEVDRRRHTCETSAERTAAIKNTYEPLHPHVYHLQESYLAPELKQLVAYCSSSSDACEEGLSELLEDVGGDEASASLKKHRWRNARNKINSPTLAPRVYRLPVFEKSFCEQLVEELEHFEQSSAPKGRPNTMNHYGILLNELGFDEDFITPLREHYLQPLASLLYPDCGGRCLDSHKAFVVKYAMNEDLDLSYHYDNAEVTLNVSLGKEFKDGNLFFGDMRQVSISETECTEVEHRVSEGLLHRGQHMHGALPISCGQRWNLIVWMRASQERNQLCPMCNRKPSLMEADGFADGFTKQSESQQNGSCELT; from the exons ATGACAAACGACGCAGACAGAAAGTCTCGGTTTTATacctgcagctgcttcacaACAGATAACATCTTCCTGGACGACTACAAGCTGCATGTTCGCTTTGTGTCCGAGCATCAGTTCAGACTGCAGTACCAGCCG CTGCTAACGAGGCTCGGCTGCGTCACGGAGCAGCAGTTTGTAGACGTGCTTACCAAG GTTTCCCAGGAGGTGGACAGAAGAAGGCACACATGTGAGACATCGGCTGAAAGAACTGCTGCCATTAAAAACACATACGAGCCTCTCCACCCTCATGTCTACCACCTGCAG GAGTCTTACCTGGCGCCGGAGCTCAAGCAGCTGGTTGCgtactgcagcagcagcagcgacgCATGTGAAGAAGGTCTTAGCGAACTGCTGGAGGACGTAGGAGGTGATGAAGCGTCCGCTTCGTTGAAGAAGCATCGGTGGAGGAATGCGAGAAATAAGATAAATTCTCCCACCTTAG CTCCAAGAGTCTATCGTCTCCCAGTGTTTGAGAAAAGCTTCTGTGAGCAGCtggtggaggagctggagcaCTTTGAGCAGTCATCAGCCCCTAAAGGAAGACCCAACACCATGAACCACTACGGG ATTCTTCTCAACGAGTTGGGCTTTGACGAGGACTTCATCACTCCTCTGAGGGAGCACTACCTGCAGCCTCTCGCCTCCCTGCTGTACCCGGACTGCGGCGGCCGCTGTCTGGACAGCCACAAAGCTTTTGTTGTCAAGTACGCCATGAACGAAGACCTGGATCTGAGCTATCACTACGACAACGCAGAGGTCACTCTTAACGTTTCCCTGGGCAAAGAGTTCAAAGACGGAAACCTTTTCTTTGGTGACATGAGACAG GTGTCCATAAGTGAGACGGAGTGCACAGAGGTTGAGCACAGGGTTAGCGAGGGCCTCCTGCACAGGGGCCAACACATGCACGGGGCCCTGCCCATCTCCTGCGGCCAGCGTTGGAACCTCATCGTCTGGATGAGGGCCTCGCAGGAACGCAACCAGCTGTGTCCCATGTGCAACAGAAAGCCGTCGCTGATGGAGGCAGATGGCTTTGCTGATGGATTTACAAAACAGTCTGAGTCTCAACAGAACGGCTCCTGTGAATTAACGTGA
- the ogfod2 gene encoding 2-oxoglutarate and iron-dependent oxygenase domain-containing protein 2 isoform X4, with amino-acid sequence MYPMLTGCVLLCFAETPRLRSSSPQESYLAPELKQLVAYCSSSSDACEEGLSELLEDVGGDEASASLKKHRWRNARNKINSPTLAPRVYRLPVFEKSFCEQLVEELEHFEQSSAPKGRPNTMNHYGILLNELGFDEDFITPLREHYLQPLASLLYPDCGGRCLDSHKAFVVKYAMNEDLDLSYHYDNAEVTLNVSLGKEFKDGNLFFGDMRQVSISETECTEVEHRVSEGLLHRGQHMHGALPISCGQRWNLIVWMRASQERNQLCPMCNRKPSLMEADGFADGFTKQSESQQNGSCELT; translated from the exons AT GTACCCAATGCTCACTGGCTGCGTGTTGCTGTGCTTTGCTGAGACTCCACGCCTTCGCTCCTCCTCTCCTCAGGAGTCTTACCTGGCGCCGGAGCTCAAGCAGCTGGTTGCgtactgcagcagcagcagcgacgCATGTGAAGAAGGTCTTAGCGAACTGCTGGAGGACGTAGGAGGTGATGAAGCGTCCGCTTCGTTGAAGAAGCATCGGTGGAGGAATGCGAGAAATAAGATAAATTCTCCCACCTTAG CTCCAAGAGTCTATCGTCTCCCAGTGTTTGAGAAAAGCTTCTGTGAGCAGCtggtggaggagctggagcaCTTTGAGCAGTCATCAGCCCCTAAAGGAAGACCCAACACCATGAACCACTACGGG ATTCTTCTCAACGAGTTGGGCTTTGACGAGGACTTCATCACTCCTCTGAGGGAGCACTACCTGCAGCCTCTCGCCTCCCTGCTGTACCCGGACTGCGGCGGCCGCTGTCTGGACAGCCACAAAGCTTTTGTTGTCAAGTACGCCATGAACGAAGACCTGGATCTGAGCTATCACTACGACAACGCAGAGGTCACTCTTAACGTTTCCCTGGGCAAAGAGTTCAAAGACGGAAACCTTTTCTTTGGTGACATGAGACAG GTGTCCATAAGTGAGACGGAGTGCACAGAGGTTGAGCACAGGGTTAGCGAGGGCCTCCTGCACAGGGGCCAACACATGCACGGGGCCCTGCCCATCTCCTGCGGCCAGCGTTGGAACCTCATCGTCTGGATGAGGGCCTCGCAGGAACGCAACCAGCTGTGTCCCATGTGCAACAGAAAGCCGTCGCTGATGGAGGCAGATGGCTTTGCTGATGGATTTACAAAACAGTCTGAGTCTCAACAGAACGGCTCCTGTGAATTAACGTGA
- the ogfod2 gene encoding 2-oxoglutarate and iron-dependent oxygenase domain-containing protein 2 isoform X2, whose amino-acid sequence MTNDADRKSRFYTCSCFTTDNIFLDDYKLHVRFVSEHQFRLQYQPLLTRLGCVTEQQFVDVLTKVSQEVDRRRHTCETSAERTAAIKNTYEPLHPHVYHLQESYLAPELKQLVAYCSSSSDACEEGLSELLEDVGAPRVYRLPVFEKSFCEQLVEELEHFEQSSAPKGRPNTMNHYGILLNELGFDEDFITPLREHYLQPLASLLYPDCGGRCLDSHKAFVVKYAMNEDLDLSYHYDNAEVTLNVSLGKEFKDGNLFFGDMRQVSISETECTEVEHRVSEGLLHRGQHMHGALPISCGQRWNLIVWMRASQERNQLCPMCNRKPSLMEADGFADGFTKQSESQQNGSCELT is encoded by the exons ATGACAAACGACGCAGACAGAAAGTCTCGGTTTTATacctgcagctgcttcacaACAGATAACATCTTCCTGGACGACTACAAGCTGCATGTTCGCTTTGTGTCCGAGCATCAGTTCAGACTGCAGTACCAGCCG CTGCTAACGAGGCTCGGCTGCGTCACGGAGCAGCAGTTTGTAGACGTGCTTACCAAG GTTTCCCAGGAGGTGGACAGAAGAAGGCACACATGTGAGACATCGGCTGAAAGAACTGCTGCCATTAAAAACACATACGAGCCTCTCCACCCTCATGTCTACCACCTGCAG GAGTCTTACCTGGCGCCGGAGCTCAAGCAGCTGGTTGCgtactgcagcagcagcagcgacgCATGTGAAGAAGGTCTTAGCGAACTGCTGGAGGACGTAGGAG CTCCAAGAGTCTATCGTCTCCCAGTGTTTGAGAAAAGCTTCTGTGAGCAGCtggtggaggagctggagcaCTTTGAGCAGTCATCAGCCCCTAAAGGAAGACCCAACACCATGAACCACTACGGG ATTCTTCTCAACGAGTTGGGCTTTGACGAGGACTTCATCACTCCTCTGAGGGAGCACTACCTGCAGCCTCTCGCCTCCCTGCTGTACCCGGACTGCGGCGGCCGCTGTCTGGACAGCCACAAAGCTTTTGTTGTCAAGTACGCCATGAACGAAGACCTGGATCTGAGCTATCACTACGACAACGCAGAGGTCACTCTTAACGTTTCCCTGGGCAAAGAGTTCAAAGACGGAAACCTTTTCTTTGGTGACATGAGACAG GTGTCCATAAGTGAGACGGAGTGCACAGAGGTTGAGCACAGGGTTAGCGAGGGCCTCCTGCACAGGGGCCAACACATGCACGGGGCCCTGCCCATCTCCTGCGGCCAGCGTTGGAACCTCATCGTCTGGATGAGGGCCTCGCAGGAACGCAACCAGCTGTGTCCCATGTGCAACAGAAAGCCGTCGCTGATGGAGGCAGATGGCTTTGCTGATGGATTTACAAAACAGTCTGAGTCTCAACAGAACGGCTCCTGTGAATTAACGTGA